A section of the Oncorhynchus gorbuscha isolate QuinsamMale2020 ecotype Even-year linkage group LG06, OgorEven_v1.0, whole genome shotgun sequence genome encodes:
- the LOC124037582 gene encoding ceramide kinase-like isoform X2 — protein sequence MDRGTSHSVSVSEILAVQELDVDGGTNDDGRWQKMPQKLTEAYPYAFTVSYVERARQHRWWCSDVTFHCSDGALRQQWIQTIREQLTALTSRPKHLLVYINPYGGKQQGECIYEQNVAPLFACASISTDVIVTEHANHARDHLRTEAELKKYDGVVCVGGDGMFSEIVHGLVSRTQRDNGVDQNSPEEKLVPCSLRIGIIPAGSTDCICYATVGINDPVTSALHVIVGDSQPMDVCSVHHNNTFLRYSISLLGYGFYGDVLADSERKRWMGPARYDFSGFKTFLTHHHYEGAVSFLPATDILGTPRDKTRCRAGCFICQHDGQLYSGDSPEESKTAPDVSGGEYEVGWGVVRGKFLAINAASMSCACPRSPMGLSPAAHLADGTTDLILVRKCSRFNFLRHLLRHTSKDDQFDMTFVEVHRVRRFRFTPRHCQNESELDLRENGKQLFSQICRDHPACSCSPAYSSWNCDGEIIPHAAIEVRVHCQLIKLFARGIEEQPLFEDLANPPCAL from the exons GTACCAGCCACAGCGTGTCCGTGTCTGAGATCCTAGCAGTCCAGGAGCTCGATGTGGATGGCGGGACGAACGATGATGGCAGGTGGCAGAAAATGCCCCAGAAACTGACTGAGGCCTATCCATATGCATTCACAG TGTCCTATGTGGAGAGAGCGAGGCAGCACCGCTGGTGGTGTAGTGACGTCACCTTCCACTGTTCAGACGGGGCGCTGCGTCAGCAGTGGATCCAGACCATCAGAGAGCAGCTCACAGCACTGA CTAGCAGACCCAAGCATTTGCTGGTGTACATCAACCCTTATGGGGGCAAGCAGCAAGGCGAGTGCATTTATGAGCAGAATGTTGCGCCTCTCTTCGCCTGTgcctccatctccacagacgtGATTG TTACAGAGCATGCCAATCATGCCAGGGACCACCTGAGGACAGAGGCGGAGTTAAAGAAATATGATGG AGTGGTATGTGTGGGCGGGGACGGCATGTTCAGCGAGATAGTTCACGGCCTGGTCTCTCGAACACAGAGGGATAACGGAGTGGACCAGAACAGCCCGGAGGAGAAGCTGGTACCCTGTAGTCTCCGCATCGGCATAATACCCGCAG GTTCAACGGACTGCATCTGCTATGCCACTGTCGGCATCAATGACCCTGTGACCTCAGCTTTACATGTCATAGTGG GAGACTCCCAGCCAATGGACGTGTGCTCGGTCCATCACAACAACACATTCTTGAGGTATTCCATCTCCCTGCTTGGATATGGTTTCTATGGCGACGTGCTAGCAGACAGCGAGAGGAAACGCTGGATGGGACCAGCTAGATATGACTTTTCAG GTTTTAAGACGTTTCTGACACATCACCACTATGAAGGGGCTGTGTCTTTTCTACCAGCAACTGACATACTGGGAACACCGCGAGACAAGACCAGGTGTAGAGCTGG GTGCTTCATATGCCAGCACGACGGGCAGCTGTATTCAGGGGATTCCCCAGAGGAATCCAAGACTGCTCCAGATGTCTCAGGCGGAG AATATgaagtggggtggggggtggtcaGAGGGAAGTTCCTGGCCATCAACGCGGCCAGTATGAGCTGTGCCTGTCCCCGTAGCCCCATGGGCCTGTCCCCCGCCGCCCACCTCGCTGACGGCACCACCGACCTCATCCTCGTACGCAAGTGCTCCCGGTTCAACTTCCTGCGCCACCTGCTACGCCACACCAGCAAAGACGACCAG TTTGACATGACCTTTGTAGAGGTGCACCGTGTGAGGCGCTTCCGCTTCACGCCACGCCACTGCCAAAACGAATCGGAGCTGGACCTGAGGGAGAACGGCAAGCAGCTCTTCAGCCAGATCTGCCGGGACCACCCGGCCTGCAGCTGCAGCCCTGCCTATAGCAGCTGGAACTGTGACGGCGAGATCATCCCCCACGCTGCCATTGAAGTCAG AGTTCACTGCCAGTTGATCAAGCTGTTTGCACGAGGGATCGAAGAGCAGCCTTTGTTTGAGGACCTCGCCAACCCCCCGTGTGCACTCTAG
- the LOC124037582 gene encoding ceramide kinase-like isoform X1 translates to MEKQPRLLASQFFLKNSVFEVLLNGVLLTWKEIPAPKKVVSGSIHHPFKVGTSHSVSVSEILAVQELDVDGGTNDDGRWQKMPQKLTEAYPYAFTVSYVERARQHRWWCSDVTFHCSDGALRQQWIQTIREQLTALTSRPKHLLVYINPYGGKQQGECIYEQNVAPLFACASISTDVIVTEHANHARDHLRTEAELKKYDGVVCVGGDGMFSEIVHGLVSRTQRDNGVDQNSPEEKLVPCSLRIGIIPAGSTDCICYATVGINDPVTSALHVIVGDSQPMDVCSVHHNNTFLRYSISLLGYGFYGDVLADSERKRWMGPARYDFSGFKTFLTHHHYEGAVSFLPATDILGTPRDKTRCRAGCFICQHDGQLYSGDSPEESKTAPDVSGGEYEVGWGVVRGKFLAINAASMSCACPRSPMGLSPAAHLADGTTDLILVRKCSRFNFLRHLLRHTSKDDQFDMTFVEVHRVRRFRFTPRHCQNESELDLRENGKQLFSQICRDHPACSCSPAYSSWNCDGEIIPHAAIEVRVHCQLIKLFARGIEEQPLFEDLANPPCAL, encoded by the exons GTACCAGCCACAGCGTGTCCGTGTCTGAGATCCTAGCAGTCCAGGAGCTCGATGTGGATGGCGGGACGAACGATGATGGCAGGTGGCAGAAAATGCCCCAGAAACTGACTGAGGCCTATCCATATGCATTCACAG TGTCCTATGTGGAGAGAGCGAGGCAGCACCGCTGGTGGTGTAGTGACGTCACCTTCCACTGTTCAGACGGGGCGCTGCGTCAGCAGTGGATCCAGACCATCAGAGAGCAGCTCACAGCACTGA CTAGCAGACCCAAGCATTTGCTGGTGTACATCAACCCTTATGGGGGCAAGCAGCAAGGCGAGTGCATTTATGAGCAGAATGTTGCGCCTCTCTTCGCCTGTgcctccatctccacagacgtGATTG TTACAGAGCATGCCAATCATGCCAGGGACCACCTGAGGACAGAGGCGGAGTTAAAGAAATATGATGG AGTGGTATGTGTGGGCGGGGACGGCATGTTCAGCGAGATAGTTCACGGCCTGGTCTCTCGAACACAGAGGGATAACGGAGTGGACCAGAACAGCCCGGAGGAGAAGCTGGTACCCTGTAGTCTCCGCATCGGCATAATACCCGCAG GTTCAACGGACTGCATCTGCTATGCCACTGTCGGCATCAATGACCCTGTGACCTCAGCTTTACATGTCATAGTGG GAGACTCCCAGCCAATGGACGTGTGCTCGGTCCATCACAACAACACATTCTTGAGGTATTCCATCTCCCTGCTTGGATATGGTTTCTATGGCGACGTGCTAGCAGACAGCGAGAGGAAACGCTGGATGGGACCAGCTAGATATGACTTTTCAG GTTTTAAGACGTTTCTGACACATCACCACTATGAAGGGGCTGTGTCTTTTCTACCAGCAACTGACATACTGGGAACACCGCGAGACAAGACCAGGTGTAGAGCTGG GTGCTTCATATGCCAGCACGACGGGCAGCTGTATTCAGGGGATTCCCCAGAGGAATCCAAGACTGCTCCAGATGTCTCAGGCGGAG AATATgaagtggggtggggggtggtcaGAGGGAAGTTCCTGGCCATCAACGCGGCCAGTATGAGCTGTGCCTGTCCCCGTAGCCCCATGGGCCTGTCCCCCGCCGCCCACCTCGCTGACGGCACCACCGACCTCATCCTCGTACGCAAGTGCTCCCGGTTCAACTTCCTGCGCCACCTGCTACGCCACACCAGCAAAGACGACCAG TTTGACATGACCTTTGTAGAGGTGCACCGTGTGAGGCGCTTCCGCTTCACGCCACGCCACTGCCAAAACGAATCGGAGCTGGACCTGAGGGAGAACGGCAAGCAGCTCTTCAGCCAGATCTGCCGGGACCACCCGGCCTGCAGCTGCAGCCCTGCCTATAGCAGCTGGAACTGTGACGGCGAGATCATCCCCCACGCTGCCATTGAAGTCAG AGTTCACTGCCAGTTGATCAAGCTGTTTGCACGAGGGATCGAAGAGCAGCCTTTGTTTGAGGACCTCGCCAACCCCCCGTGTGCACTCTAG